Proteins encoded in a region of the Mercenaria mercenaria strain notata chromosome 1, MADL_Memer_1, whole genome shotgun sequence genome:
- the LOC123542800 gene encoding uncharacterized protein LOC123542800, translated as MPPTDKSKTYTGVGAGASGVSSLVSILAFALPYWVYYEEDLTLSDGTGSHQVQWTYYYGFWKFCNKVSSDVSNSDRCGSVDSHSDVEQTTAVLLLLAILLFVSGVVNACLFLTILKKEKLCLYIAWISGIVAGVFALTSIIIFAGKDHSVTVTSDITLNFSTSKLHASFWLVVIGCIMVAIATVFITLAIINVHRTEEKSSDDKKSMISYDSVNKSSNKLIEDDDDITEEHNYKEPKIPEAFPYTDSPYSTSSESLSDLDELYDSDDSDIGPKFAKLKTKVTPKPSDVKRVENETSELRRCRSGELLTMARLDGSLTPKIASSSLHRSRSASALTPVERADDLPDYATIDSNPLYQDSKTHIEAGKAPVATNLIVTMPPPASGSGDTLVLRRAKTDMPLTQKMMNTIGLKRKEPHDSSVREPAEIDPEKTSLSLPLKVKSFPKKPHKSKSKHKKPSEEGLRRMRELTDVYATPPPLRTYFPGQQSHKPAPWSKAREKFVLRPKTSKTMKWSLHAHGVESIPKFPKHLKSPKKRQTAPVSKEDAEPTDVNSSMA; from the exons atgcCACCAACGGACAAGTCAAAAACTTACACCGGGGTAGGAGCCGGCGCCTCAGGTGTTAGCAGTTTAGTTTCGATACTGGCGTTTGCGCTGCCTTACTGGGTCTATTACGAGGAGGATCTGACCCTGTCTGACGGAACCGGAAGTCACCAGGTTCAGTGGACATATTACTATGGTTTCTGGAAGTTCTGTAATAAAGTGTCGTCTGATGTTTCGAACTCGGACAGATGCGGAAGTGTTGATTCACATTCAG ATGTTGAGCAGACGACAGCTGTCCTTCTGCTGCTTGCCATATTGTTGTTTGTTAGCGGTGTTGTAAACGCTTGCTTGTTCCTTACAATACTCAAGAAAGAGAAATTATGTCTCTATATAGCCTGGATTTCTGGTATTGTAGCAG gtGTCTTCGCACTAACAAGCATAATCATTTTCGCAGGAAAGGACCACTCTGTAACCGTCACAAGTGATATCACACTGAACTTTTCTACTTCCAAATTACATGCTTCTTTCTGGTTAGTGGTCATCGGCTGTATAATGGTCGCCATAGCAACGGTTTTTATAACACTGGCCATTATAAATGTTCacagaactgaagaaaaatcATCGGATGATAAAAAATCTATGATTTCATATGATTCAGTGAACAAATCGTCCAATAAACTGATTGAAGACGATGACGATATTACAGAAGAGCATAACTACAAGGAGCCAAAGATACCGGAAGCATTTCCGTACACAGACTCGCCCTACTCTACATCATCAGAGTCGTTGAGTGATTTAGACGAATTGTATGATTCAGATGACAGTGACATTGGTCCTAAATTTGctaaactgaaaacaaaagtcACTCCGAAGCCGTCAGATGTGAAACGCGTGGAGAATGAGACAAGTGAACTACGAAGATGCAGATCTGGAGAGCTTCTAACCATGGCCCGATTAGACGGTAGCTTAACACCTAAGATAGCAAGTTCGAGCCTTCACAGGAGCCGTAGTGCCTCGGCTTTAACACCAGTAGAACGGGCTGATGATCTTCCTGATTATGCTACGATTGACAGTAATCCGCTGTATCAAGACAGCAAAACACACATAGAAGCAGGCAAGGCGCCAGTGGCGACAAACCTTATAGTCACCATGCCTCCACCGGCTTCCGGAAGCGGCGACACTCTCGTTTTGCGACGAGCCAAAACAGACATGCCACTTACACAGAAGATGATGAATACCATCGGTCTAAAACGAAAAGAGCCTCATGACAGTTCGGTCAGAGAACCAGCTGAAATCGATCCAGAGAAAACCTCGCTATCTTTGCCATTAAAAGTAAAGTCTTTTCCAAAGAAACCACACAAGTCGaagtcaaaacacaaaaagcCATCTGAAGAAGGACTGAGGCGGATGCGAGAACTTACAGATGTATACGCCACCCCACCACCGTTAAGAACTTACTTTCCAGGACAACAGTCACATAAACCTGCTCCCTGGAGCAAAGCTCGTGAAAAATTTGTCCTAAGACCAAAAACATCAAAAACGATGAAATGGTCTTTACATGCTCATGGAGTAGAGTCTATACCTAAATTTCCAAAACATCTAAAGTCACCAAAGAAACGGCAAACTGCACCTGTCTCTAAAGAGGATGCTGAACCAACAGACGTGAATAGTTCCATGGCATAG